The genomic DNA TGTTCGATAAACGCAGGGTCCACGAAGAAACCGAATCCTCCAATACCAAATCTATGTCCAGGCAGTTCATAAGCATAGGAGTATGGTACACCAATAGATTGGGCATAGTCACTAGCAGTACCTGAATCATCGTAGAGAACCAAGGCAGAGTTACCAACAATATAGTTGGGATTCCAGCTCATTTTAACAGCGTCAATGGACTCTGCCATCCTCACTCCTAGTAAATGGATCATGAGGCCATTTGGAGGTAGAACACCATTTCCATATGCATATAAGATCATGCTTCCAAAACTGTGGATGTCCAAGAACAGTCCGATTCTGTCGATGTATTGGTCGAAAATGGATTTGATTGCAGAAGCTTCTGGTTCAGAGAAGGGCCCTCTTCCGTGGTAGTTGTCGAGGCAAGGGATGCTGCTGGAAGCGGTGGACCAGTTGATGTCGAAGTTCCTGTTCAGATCCACGCCCATGCAGCCCACACCAAGGTTGGTGTTGCGGTTCTTGCGCCATAGACGGGACTGTgagcaaaaatgttttaaattattatcaaacctTTTAGTTCTGGAGGATTAAGGAGGGAATAAACTTTTTGAACGAAACGAACactattttctaaatatttgtcACTAAATTGTCACTAGGTGTTGTGATATTCACAACACCTAGTGACAATTTACTCCTGAACTATGGACTTCCTACGAAGGGTTAGCCATAACATCCACCCTGGGCTCGTGGATTAGTAGCCACAGTTTAAAGATTCTACCCTTTCAGACAGTTTTGCTCTAGGAAATATTTAATGTGCATATTTTTGGGGAATCAAACTGAATGAGCTTTTAATCGTGAAAATCATGGAAAGACTCCTCCCACCCTGGGTGAGAccagagggagtatcagactcttactgacaaaaactaCCTCGTTTCAACTTCTGCTTCAAGCAAGAGCCCCGGTAATTTCTTGGACTTTCGCGCAGAACCGGGCATCGGTTCTAGTGAGCTAAGTCCATGGTGGGTCGCTTTTAGAAGCGTGCGCAAATTGTGCCGCACAATTTGTTTAGGATACATTTTAGGCTGTCTTAGTGCATACTTTTAGCTTTTTGTAAAATTGATTACATATATCACACTTGCATGATGCATATTATTGTATTACCCGGACTCTAGTCATAAGTATTGAAAATAACTTGATTAGTATCCCATTGCTTATGAATTTACTTTCTTAACTTCTTGACTATTCAATAAAACATCGTGTCTTACTTAGATTTGCACTGAGGCAAATCACAGGCTAATAAAtcttaatgaaataaaagacaATCAATCATCTTATCATTTAGCATTTTTAATAAAGGAAtataatcaaaaacaaatattgacaaTACTTCTGATGAAGTTATTCGTTTAAAGATTGCTCTTTTTGATGTTGTCACGGATGAATCTGGCGCCTGTCTTGATACCTTCCCAAGTTTCAAAACCAGCTTGTTCGATAAACGCAGGGTCCACGAAGAAACCGAATCCTCCGATACCAAATCTATGTCCAGGGAGTTCATAGGTGTAGGAGTATGGTACACCAACAGACTGGGCATAATCACCAGCACTGCCTGAAGCGTCATATAGTACCAGGGCCACGTTACCGACAACGTAGTTGGGATTCCAGCTCATTTTAACAGCATCGATGGATTCTGCCATCCTCACTCCTAGTAAATGGATCATGAGGCCATTTGGAGGTAGAATTCCGTTTCCATATCCATATAAGATCATGCTTCCAAAACTGTGGATGTCCAAGAATAATCCGATTCTGTCGACGTATTGGTCGAAGACAGATTTGATGATAGAAGTTTCTGGTTCAGAGAAGGGACCTCTCCCATGGTAGGTGTCGAGGCAAGGAACATTGCTGGATGCTTCTGACCAGTTGATGTCGAAGTTCCTGTTCAGGTCCACGCCCATGCAGCCCACACCAAGGTTGGTGTTGCGGTTCTTGCGCCATAGACGGAACTGCgagcaaaaatatttgaagttaaCATCATGAAATTTTCATCCTCCAAGGAGGCGGTTATAATCGTAACGAATGTCACATCCACTCTTTTCCAATCGTACTATCACATCACATTATCAACAGCCTGTGAAGGTTTAGTTTTTAACTCTGAACCTCTTCTATATACGAAGGGTTTTTTTGAGCGAAGGACAATCATCTATTCTTTTATGCAGCACCAGATGAAGCGAAACTAAGTCTCCgacatttactgactaaaaactacccctttCGATTTTCTTCTTCGAGACAGAGCCACGCCAACTCCTTGCATTGTTCCAGAGTTCCAGTCGGTCATTGGCCCTAGTGGGCCCCATCTGTTGAGGTCTGACGGCTCTGTTAGGAGTTCGACACGCGACTCACCACCTACGAAGAGTTTTCCTTAATATCCACACCCAGCAAGTGGTGGACAGTTTAAATTTTAGCTTTACCAAAGAATTTTGCTCATGGACATTTTAACTGTGCATATGTTAGTGCATCAAACTGAATCAGATTGTTCGGTGGTGTATcaaaattttatgaatatttcgGTCTTTTAAACTGCATAATTTTGACACTTTCATGGTGCATTTAATCCAAGCTCTAGCCATATGTGTAGAAAATTAGGTACTTGTGTAGTAACTCATTTTAAAATGTGCCTTACAAAtgaaatttacattaaataaaacacaattttctcATCAATcagcatttttaataaaaggaaaGCAATTAAAgcatattatttacaatacatgATTTGTAtggaacaaatattaattaatttaatgattgctCTTTTTGATGTTGTCACGGATGAATCTAGCGCCCGTCTTGATACCTTCCCAAGTTTCAAAACCAGCTTGTTCGATAAACGCAGGGTCCACGAAAAAACCGAATCCTCCGATACCAAATCTATGTCCAGGCAGTTCATAGGTGTAGGAGTATGGGACACCAACAGACTGGGCATAATCACTAGCAGTACCAGAAGCGTCATACAGAACCATAGCAGTGTTACCAACAATATAGTTGGGATTCCAGCTCATTTTAACAGCGTCAATAGACTCTGCCATCCTCACTCCTAGTAAATGGATCATGAGGCCATTTGGAGGGAGAACTCCGTTTCCATATCCATATAAAATCATGCTTCCAAAACTGTGGATGTCCAAAAACAATCCGATTCTGTCGATGTATTGGTCAAAAACGGATTTGATGGCAGAAGCTTCTGGTTCAGAGAAGGGACCTCTTCCGTGGTAATTGTCAAGGCAAGGAACATTGCTGGACGCTTCTGACCAGTTGATGTCGAAGTTCCTGTTCAGGTCCACGCCCATGCAGCCCACACCAAGGTTGGTGTTGCGATTCTTACGCCAAAGACGGAACTGCGAGCAAAAACATGTGAAAGAAACATCACACTTTTTAATCCTCCGAAGAGACGGTGTTAAAAGTAGTGAATGAAATACTAACACCTACTcctgataaaaaaaatgtgattttccTGTTGCAATATCCTCATGCGAGGCAgggtttgaaaataaaatgtcaaagtaAAATGTTATAGTTTTATCAGAGAACACGACGAAcggttatttaatttatgggacaagccctcTACTACCTTCCAAAATTTACTTATGCAactacaaccatgaaaacactacAGAAACCCGGTGACCCAAAGACataaataactgtcttggatcccgcaacgaaataaatcaaaggtTATTACTAGATGAGAAGAAAACTCCCATAGGAAgacatataataaacatttactgTACTGTCGCAAaaccatcacatcacatcacattaaaaacataacGAGAACTGTCATTACTCCAATATTCCAAAAATAATCCATCCAATATTGAAATTATGTTCCTATTTAGCCAACCAACATTTTGGCAGTATGGCCGTCGCGGTTTTTTAATTGGCCCATAATTTAATACTTGGACGCGTGAGAATCATGCATCactttattttgcaaatataaTTTGCGACCAATATTCCGAAATTATTACAGCAACAAAACTGAAATCgaaaaattttacattaagtattggtttttttttaattaaacaagcaACCTGTTCTGGCTTCGTTCGGATGCTACTTCTTGACTTTCCTGGtgaatttttcacttttatctAATACTAGCTgtcccggcaaacttcgtacagCCTCAAACATGTCCTTCTCACCTTTAGACTTTTCctgaacttccacaaataattcaagatagTTTTAGTGAGagtaacgaacagcaattgatttttattagaaataagCCTTGTCCTGACTCCTTATCCAAAAATTGCAACACACTTTTGGCAACTCTAGTGCTGTGGgtccatgggcagcgccgaTTGACACGACAGCTTGCTTATCCGAGAATTTAAAGTGCCCCTTACCTCTCCGTGACTGTGAACATATCCATCAGGATTGGCGATGGGAAGGATGATCCAGTCGATATCCTGGATGAGATCCTGCTCGGTGACGTCAATCACCAGCTTGTGGATGGCGTACAGAGTGGCTGGCAGGGTGATCCATTCGCGAGCGTGAAGGAGGGACTCCATAAACACTATTGGTTTCGTTGAGGTctgcaaaaaacaaaaaagccaTTGACGTAATGAAAGAAATCAGTGACTTTATTGTCATGAAATGAGCTGAAGAGTTGGTTTTCTTGGATGTACCAACTGAACTCTTAATTGGTCCATTTAGGGAGGAAGGCgataaaacttaaattttgttgttttcaaggttattttctttttctatcgctttgactgaatattagttttacattgtttcaATTGCTTCAACTATTTGAGAACAATGtaaaccaagaattgtattgtgaatcagattggaaaagagtaacctatggagtttcttcaGTTTCCTCTCCacaggaatctacactttgttaattgttattaatattattatatttgccttgacgttcaaaagtgccatcctggtctatttgaaataaatcattttgactttgacttgacatCATACTATAACCAGTCGGTGTAGTAAAAGCACGAAAATAGTTATTTACTGGttgtaaaaaatttaaaacacacGACAGTCTCCTGTTCAAGGCGCATGATCTTTTCATACTCTTTCAAATGTCCTtcaacatatttaaaaaatattccgcAAAAACAAGtactaaataacaatataatcttAATATAAACCTAATCAACtctttaaagattatttagagctcaactcattattataattatttatctatttcaaaCGTATTATGAcgattttaattaatctttcgCTATctcacacgtatttttaataagaatttgCACGTGTTtagattttctttgtttgtgtgTTGAAATTAGCATGTGATATTGACAATGACATTCGATAAATTACAGATATCCCGAAGATTCACTAGCATTTAAGCCATTGGTCTAAAAGAGCCatcactagagatgtgctatgctgtagatgcgtttggcttccaccaatcatattcattacattcattacacatagcttaacactggtggaatcGGACACAGCTATGCtatgtttttttctatggaaatatgcgtggtatggatgcgtgctatggatgtgtgctatgaatggctttcctactatcgatacatcgcatactcgagcttcgcatcttcctcgcactgctactttgcggcggtacatcttcatagcatatcttactcgcacagctacatagcttagtatcagtggaaacagtcataTAGATTCATGGCTTAGctttacatcttcgtagcatagctacatagcacgtctctgaCATCTCTCTCACATCTCTGGTAGGTAAAGGTCCGTATTTCACCCTTCAAACTGTTATCACAGAAATTTATCTTTCCAACATTTCAATAATCTTTATTATGATCTACTATGGTCGCTATAGCAACCAATAAAaaacttcactacatagtagaagaaaagaaataaattcactttcactgtccctatgtccctttgtatgcttaaaaattacctaactgattttgatacggttttttaatagatagagtgattcaagaggaaggttatatgtttaatatatcaccattacatCCATGCAAAGTTGGGGCTGGTCGCTAGTAAAACTATATTTACAGGGTGTAGGGaaattatacagggtgtacCTGGAAGTATAGATCAAATCGAATAGGGGTATAGAGGAAGTTATTCCTAACGTTTTTATCTCGGAATGGTGGTCAAAAGTTGTGACTAATTATCGTTTTGTAGTGATTTCCTAAAGAATCGATCACAACCAAACAACTAGTAGGGGCAtcaatatactttttatttaaatacaaaaaccttaaactaaaaaccaaaaaataactatcaatGTACTGCCTGTGTCCGgtacatagaaataaaaaatacctcttCTAAGGCCAGGTTTCCACTGCGTAAAGGAAACCCTAACCATTATCCTAAAATCGATTTGAAATTATGATTACCTATTTGAGATGAGTGATAATAGCAACTTACTTCGAAATCTCCACTGGAAACCTTGATGTACTTGATGTCTCTGCCTTCAAAACTCTTGCCAGCATTCACCAGGGTCACAGTCTCTGGGTAGGCTGCAGCCAGCATCTCCAGAAAGGTGTCCACCTGGAATTGGAAAGGATTTGGTAAATAGTGAATGAAGTGTAGTTCTTGAACCAATAGAAGTAGATAACCAACAACTTTCAGTATAGGGtagatgtaaatttttttttattttaatgtccgtcttgtagattattttaaaacattagacacgtattttttactttcttacggaaacaaatactttcgatggtatattgatttgaaatatcgcgtgacgtcacttctaggtacgttttataggTAGAAATTGCGTAGCTAGCTCCCTCTtatactttgattcgttttatctaagtattgtcttttttacgagaaaataaaaaatacatatctaattattttttcattattatctaactgactcattatatttttaattttc from Spodoptera frugiperda isolate SF20-4 chromosome 9, AGI-APGP_CSIRO_Sfru_2.0, whole genome shotgun sequence includes the following:
- the LOC118271475 gene encoding carboxypeptidase B isoform X6, with translation MLRVGCLFLIIGLALAKHEVYDGYGLYKVSVKTTDQVELVNYLSKALDLDVWSHAIPGHDGQVLVPKDKKSLFQNELKAAGVEFQIESDNIKDILDLEDQLLSEAARKNNGSRLDSLPFDQIYTYHQVDTFLEMLAAAYPETVTLVNAGKSFEGRDIKYIKVSSGDFETSTKPIVFMESLLHAREWITLPATLYAIHKLVIDVTEQDLIQDIDWIILPIANPDGYVHSHGEFRLWRKNRNTNLGVGCMGVDLNRNFDINWSEASSNVPCLDNYHGRGPFSEPEASAIKSVFDQYIDRIGLFLDIHSFGSMILYGYGNGVLPPNGLMIHLLGVRMAESIDAVKMSWNPNYIVGNTAMVLYDASGTASDYAQSVGVPYSYTYELPGHRFGIGGFGFFVDPAFIEQAGFETWEGIKTGARFIRDNIKKSNH
- the LOC118271475 gene encoding carboxypeptidase B isoform X1, which translates into the protein MLRVGCLFLIIGLALAKHEVYDGYGLYKVSVKTTDQVELVNYLSKALDLDVWSHAIPGHDGQVLVPKDKKSLFQNELKAAGVEFQIESDNIKDILDLEDQLLSEAARKNNGSRLDSLPFDQIYTYHQVDTFLEMLAAAYPETVTLVNAGKSFEGRDIKYIKVSSGDFETSTKPIVFMESLLHAREWITLPATLYAIHKLVIDVTEQDLIQDIDWIILPIANPDGYVHSHGEFRLWRKNRNTNLGVGCMGVDLNRNFDINWSEASSNVPCLDTYHGRGPFSEPETSIIKSVFDQYVDRIGLFLDIHSFGSMILYGYGNGILPPNGLMIHLLGVRMAESIDAVKMSWNPNYVVGNVALVLYDASGSAGDYAQSVGVPYSYTYELPGHRFGIGGFGFFVDPAFIEQAGFETWEGIKTGARFIRDNFTKSKQSLS
- the LOC118271475 gene encoding carboxypeptidase B isoform X2; this encodes MLRVGCLFLIIGLALAKHEVYDGYGLYKVSVKTTDQVELVNYLSKALDLDVWSHAIPGHDGQVLVPKDKKSLFQNELKAAGVEFQIESDNIKDILDLEDQLLSEAARKNNGSRLDSLPFDQIYTYHQVDTFLEMLAAAYPETVTLVNAGKSFEGRDIKYIKVSSGDFETSTKPIVFMESLLHAREWITLPATLYAIHKLVIDVTEQDLIQDIDWIILPIANPDGYVHSHGEFRLWRKNRNTNLGVGCMGVDLNRNFDINWSEASSNVPCLDNYHGRGPFSEPEASAIKSVFDQYIDRIGLFLDIHSFGSMILYGYGNGVLPPNGLMIHLLGVRMAESIDAVKMSWNPNYVVGNVALVLYDASGSAGDYAQSVGVPYSYTYELPGHRFGIGGFGFFVDPAFIEQAGFETWEGIKTGARFIRDNFTKSKQSLS
- the LOC118271475 gene encoding carboxypeptidase B isoform X7, whose product is MLRVGCLFLIIGLALAKHEVYDGYGLYKVSVKTTDQVELVNYLSKALDLDVWSHAIPGHDGQVLVPKDKKSLFQNELKAAGVEFQIESDNIKDILDLEDQLLSEAARKNNGSRLDSLPFDQIYTYHQVDTFLEMLAAAYPETVTLVNAGKSFEGRDIKYIKVSSGDFETSTKPIVFMESLLHAREWITLPATLYAIHKLVIDVTEQDLIQDIDWIILPIANPDGYVHSHGEFRLWRKNRNTNLGVGCMGVDLNRNFDINWSEASSNVPCLDNYHGRGPFSEPEASAIKSVFDQYIDRIGLFLDIHSFGSMILYGYGNGVLPPNGLMIHLLGVRMAESIDAVKMSWNPNYIVGNTAMVLYDASGTASDYAQSVGVPYSYTYELPGHRFGIGGFGFFVDPAFIEQAGFETWEGIKTGARFIRDNIKKSNL
- the LOC118271475 gene encoding carboxypeptidase B isoform X4; the encoded protein is MLRVGCLFLIIGLALAKHEVYDGYGLYKVSVKTTDQVELVNYLSKALDLDVWSHAIPGHDGQVLVPKDKKSLFQNELKAAGVEFQIESDNIKDILDLEDQLLSEAARKNNGSRLDSLPFDQIYTYHQVDTFLEMLAAAYPETVTLVNAGKSFEGRDIKYIKVSSGDFETSTKPIVFMESLLHAREWITLPATLYAIHKLVIDVTEQDLIQDIDWIILPIANPDGYVHSHGEFRLWRKNRNTNLGVGCMGVDLNRNFDINWSEASSNVPCLDNYHGRGPFSEPEASAIKSVFDQYIDRIGLFLDIHSFGSMILYGYGNGVLPPNGLMIHLLGVRMAESIDAVKMSWNPNYIVGNTAMVLYDASGTASDYAQSVGVPYSYTYELPGHRFGIGGFGFFVDPAFIEQAGFETWEGIKTGARFIRDNFTKSKQSLS
- the LOC118271475 gene encoding carboxypeptidase B isoform X5, with translation MLRVGCLFLIIGLALAKHEVYDGYGLYKVSVKTTDQVELVNYLSKALDLDVWSHAIPGHDGQVLVPKDKKSLFQNELKAAGVEFQIESDNIKDILDLEDQLLSEAARKNNGSRLDSLPFDQIYTYHQVDTFLEMLAAAYPETVTLVNAGKSFEGRDIKYIKVSSGDFETSTKPIVFMESLLHAREWITLPATLYAIHKLVIDVTEQDLIQDIDWIILPIANPDGYVHSHGEFRLWRKNRNTNLGVGCMGVDLNRNFDINWSEASSNVPCLDTYHGRGPFSEPETSIIKSVFDQYVDRIGLFLDIHSFGSMILYGYGNGILPPNGLMIHLLGVRMAESIDAVKMSWNPNYVVGNVALVLYDASGSAGDYAQSVGVPYSYTYELPGHRFGIGGFGFFVDPAFIEQAGFETWEGIKTGARFIRDNIKKSNL
- the LOC118271475 gene encoding carboxypeptidase B isoform X3, yielding MLRVGCLFLIIGLALAKHEVYDGYGLYKVSVKTTDQVELVNYLSKALDLDVWSHAIPGHDGQVLVPKDKKSLFQNELKAAGVEFQIESDNIKDILDLEDQLLSEAARKNNGSRLDSLPFDQIYTYHQVDTFLEMLAAAYPETVTLVNAGKSFEGRDIKYIKVSSGDFETSTKPIVFMESLLHAREWITLPATLYAIHKLVIDVTEQDLIQDIDWIILPIANPDGYVHSHGESRLWRKNRNTNLGVGCMGVDLNRNFDINWSTASSSIPCLDNYHGRGPFSEPEASAIKSIFDQYIDRIGLFLDIHSFGSMILYAYGNGVLPPNGLMIHLLGVRMAESIDAVKMSWNPNYIVGNSALVLYDDSGTASDYAQSIGVPYSYAYELPGHRFGIGGFGFFVDPAFIEQAGFETWEGIKTGARFIRDNFTKSKQSLS
- the LOC118271475 gene encoding carboxypeptidase B isoform X8, with protein sequence MLRVGCLFLIIGLALAKHEVYDGYGLYKVSVKTTDQVELVNYLSKALDLDVWSHAIPGHDGQVLVPKDKKSLFQNELKAAGVEFQIESDNIKDILDLEDQLLSEAARKNNGSRLDSLPFDQIYTYHQVDTFLEMLAAAYPETVTLVNAGKSFEGRDIKYIKVSSGDFETSTKPIVFMESLLHAREWITLPATLYAIHKLVIDVTEQDLIQDIDWIILPIANPDGYVHSHGEFRLWRKNRNTNLGVGCMGVDLNRNFDINWSEASSNVPCLDNYHGRGPFSEPEASAIKSVFDQYIDRIGLFLDIHSFGSMILYGYGNGVLPPNGLMIHLLGVRMAESIDAVKMSWNPNYIVGNTAMVLYDASGTASDYAQSVGVPYSYTYELPGHRFGIGGFGFFVDPAFIEQAGFETWEGIKTGARFIRDNIKKSNL